TTCACCGTATTCAGAGAGTTGGTCATTCAGCCACTCTGTCCATTTCATCCGAAGAGCCGGATCATCCAGCATGAGGAGCGAAAGAGCGATCCATGTCTGATCCATGGCCGGTTCTTCACCACCAAAGGCCAGATCAATATAGGCACGGGTGAACGCTCCATGCGCAACACGATCCTTCGAGGCCCGAGCCCCAATCTCAGAAGCCAGTTGGTCTAAGACTTCCTCGAAGATCGCATCAATCAAGGCCTGCTTGCTCGGGAAGTGATGAAGGAAG
The Phaeobacter piscinae genome window above contains:
- a CDS encoding TetR/AcrR family transcriptional regulator, with product MDEAKKLAIESGISAITVQAVASAAGVTKGGFLHHFPSKQALIDAIFEEVLDQLASEIGARASKDRVAHGAFTRAYIDLAFGGEEPAMDQTWIALSLLMLDDPALRMKWTEWLNDQLSEYGEDQGNVELSIARFAVDGAWLAQHFGVAIPERKSMHEALTKSTFSAGKRG